The Tenuifilum thalassicum genome includes the window GAAGTACGACAAACTTCCCAGGGCTAGGAATATAAGAATAATGGCTGCTGATTTTCTTAATTTTTGATTGAAAACCAGAAGTGTTATTAATGAAAGATAGAACAGGTGAAAAGTAGTTTTGTATAAGTAGCTGCTATACCAGTAATGTGTAAAATACTCCCAAACCTGCAATATCCCGTTCTTTCTCATTAACCAAATGGGTAATGCCTTTGTGTTAAAAGAATGGGAATGGTTAACCTCGTTGTACCATAACATGTACATATTCCAAAAACCAACAGTTAGCAGTGTAAGAAAACCGTATAGAACAATTCTACTATCAGTTTTTATAAGCTTCTTTTGCTTATAAAATACTTCTGAAATTAACCCTAGCATTAAAACAGCAATGGGGTTGATAAGATAAGTGACTTTTATCAATCCGCTCAATGTAAAAAATACAAAACCAGGAAATACAAGTTTTTCAGATTCATCATCCAAAGATTTTATTATAAAAAACCACCCCATTAATGCAAACCCCAATGCCGGTGCATCGGGTAAATAATTGAACGAATAGTAGTTAAATACTGATGAAGTAAAGAATATTAAGCTTATCAGAATAGAATACACATTGTCCTTTATGACAATTTTCGATAACTTAAAAGTATAGAATACGCCAAGATAGCTAATGACCAAATGGATAAAGCGAAGAACATAAAATTGTTTACCCACTATCTTATATATAAGTGCTGATAAATAGTAAGTAATAGGGAATTCGCATGCAGCACGGCCATCAAAATTATATAGAGTGTAAAGCTGTGGCTTAAAGAAATGGAAACCGTTATTGAAATAATTTGAAGCGAAGGAGAGGCTATCGGTTTGCCTCATAAAATGAACGCCAAAAGGACCTTTGTAAACAATAAAATCAAGGCCCAGATATAAAAACAAAATAATGAATAATCCAAGATAAAAAAGCATGTAAGGGTATGGAGAGTCCGAATTGTGATTCTTTACAGTCCTAACTATCTTATTCAACAACCTCATTTTACATTAATTTACTTACACACTTAATATTTTCAAGCTATAGGAAATTTGATAAGTGAAATTTTACCATTACTTAATACTTTGTTTGTTCCCTAAGTCGGGGTAAATATTTACTGCTACATAATTCATTAATCTTTAAAAATAATTAAATTATTCTTTAAGACAACTAGCAGTAAAAGAATAGACAATTTTTTCAAGTGATTAATTTTTGTTATGTTCCAGAACGGCAATAGTGTTCCTACAATAATATTTGTCTAAATGCATGCATCCATTATCAACATTTTAGTAGCTTATCCC containing:
- a CDS encoding ArnT family glycosyltransferase; amino-acid sequence: MRLLNKIVRTVKNHNSDSPYPYMLFYLGLFIILFLYLGLDFIVYKGPFGVHFMRQTDSLSFASNYFNNGFHFFKPQLYTLYNFDGRAACEFPITYYLSALIYKIVGKQFYVLRFIHLVISYLGVFYTFKLSKIVIKDNVYSILISLIFFTSSVFNYYSFNYLPDAPALGFALMGWFFIIKSLDDESEKLVFPGFVFFTLSGLIKVTYLINPIAVLMLGLISEVFYKQKKLIKTDSRIVLYGFLTLLTVGFWNMYMLWYNEVNHSHSFNTKALPIWLMRKNGILQVWEYFTHYWYSSYLYKTTFHLFYLSLITLLVFNQKLRKSAAIILIFLALGSLSYFMLFFKQFKDHDYYFLAFFPLIFLVIIYSIYIYKRFITNKSLHLVAKVILLLIVAFGINHSQKKMNERLVENKIDNKFRLGLLINENKQGVDSLKIDKNAKFIVAPENCANGALLYLDRRGWAIPEVSELTAKTILDFYRKGAQYLLVADDDFSMPADLCYKQIYGKNGLRIFDLTCSK